One part of the Bacteroidia bacterium genome encodes these proteins:
- a CDS encoding sigma-70 family RNA polymerase sigma factor encodes MSEESARSKQSITQIIEEYQAPLKSFIRSRLASEEDTEDILQEVWYQLSKNLPNGKIENTRAWLYRVARNKVIDSYRKKSADWLEDYVYEEEEGDAYLIDSLLESDESPEMDFLREQFWEDMYEALDALPEKQREVFILNEWEGVTLREIAERRGENLKTIISRKGYAVRHLRERLQLIFEEFFGVD; translated from the coding sequence ATGAGCGAAGAGAGTGCGCGGAGCAAACAGTCAATCACGCAGATCATAGAGGAATATCAGGCTCCCCTGAAATCCTTTATTAGATCCCGTTTGGCTTCGGAGGAGGACACAGAGGATATACTTCAGGAAGTTTGGTACCAGCTCAGCAAAAATCTTCCGAATGGAAAGATAGAGAATACACGAGCCTGGTTATATCGGGTAGCTCGCAATAAGGTCATAGATTCTTATCGTAAGAAATCGGCTGATTGGCTGGAGGATTATGTGTATGAAGAGGAAGAAGGAGATGCCTATCTGATTGATTCTTTATTGGAGTCGGATGAAAGTCCGGAAATGGATTTTCTCCGGGAGCAATTCTGGGAAGATATGTACGAAGCCCTGGATGCCTTACCCGAAAAACAAAGAGAAGTCTTTATCCTCAATGAATGGGAAGGAGTAACCCTAAGAGAGATTGCCGAAAGGAGAGGAGAGAATCTCAAGACCATTATTTCCCGAAAAGGCTATGCAGTTCGACATTTACGGGAGCGATTGCAGCTGATTTTTGAGGAGTTTTTTGGAGTAGATTAA
- a CDS encoding GNAT family N-acetyltransferase: protein MEFIPISNRPEQLKDFEKNPEARAIFNFTQSYYQQIGFTPPWHGYFAKLDGILVGTAAFKGKPKDNQIEIAYGTFESHRQKGVASEMCRKLLELALQSDPGLRITARTLMEENASTKILRKNGFQFVGSVIDPDDGEVWEWVYSP from the coding sequence ATGGAATTTATCCCTATTAGCAATCGGCCGGAACAGCTCAAAGATTTCGAGAAAAATCCGGAAGCCAGGGCTATTTTCAACTTTACTCAATCCTATTATCAGCAAATTGGATTTACGCCCCCCTGGCATGGATACTTTGCGAAACTGGACGGAATCCTTGTTGGTACAGCAGCATTTAAAGGAAAGCCCAAAGACAATCAAATTGAAATCGCCTATGGAACCTTTGAATCCCATAGACAGAAAGGAGTAGCAAGTGAAATGTGCCGAAAACTCTTAGAGTTGGCCCTGCAAAGCGATCCCGGCTTGCGAATCACTGCACGAACCCTGATGGAGGAAAATGCCTCCACAAAAATCCTGAGAAAAAATGGCTTTCAATTCGTCGGCTCCGTCATAGATCCGGACGATGGAGAAGTTTGGGAATGGGTTTATTCCCCTTAA
- a CDS encoding M24 family metallopeptidase has product MLRLSTIILGIILFCVNDLAGQEAHRRWRKMNQIRSDKFDLILPEVMRENGIDMWIITNREGNYDPLYQDMGAGYTSGNGYYIFTDKGGDRIERAALGISGYLLEEGGLYDYFGGAGELADFVKERDPQKIGLNISKNFGGADGLSHSEYLELTEILGKKYVDRFTSAEKLTSDFRSRRVASEIAAYGEAGELSYQIAEKAFSNEVITPGVTTLEDVAWWMLDQLHANNLGSSFGMPSVYITGPNGIEATSTDRIIQRGDILMLDWGVGLMNFYTDMKRVAYVLKEGETEVPESIKYAYEQGLKARQHITNSIKAGITAAQAEKDIYEALVAGGFAQMKEFNKPGTSDKTDIIIGCHSVGNWGHGIGPSIAFFNPVRLGYELKVGNLLSIELFAYTKIPEWGGKKLRIPLEDDAVVTTRGIEWLYPVNRKVLVIK; this is encoded by the coding sequence ATGCTACGTCTATCTACTATCATCCTGGGAATTATCCTTTTTTGTGTTAATGATCTGGCAGGACAGGAGGCTCATCGTCGCTGGAGAAAGATGAACCAGATCCGTTCTGATAAATTTGACCTCATTTTACCGGAAGTCATGCGGGAGAATGGGATCGATATGTGGATCATCACCAATCGCGAAGGAAATTATGACCCCTTGTATCAGGATATGGGAGCTGGTTATACTTCTGGGAATGGCTATTATATTTTTACAGATAAAGGAGGAGACAGGATCGAAAGGGCTGCTTTAGGAATCAGTGGATACCTCCTGGAAGAAGGAGGATTGTATGACTATTTCGGCGGGGCTGGAGAATTGGCGGATTTTGTAAAGGAAAGAGATCCTCAAAAGATTGGCCTGAACATTTCGAAAAACTTCGGAGGCGCAGATGGACTTTCTCATTCAGAATACCTGGAATTGACAGAAATATTGGGAAAGAAATATGTCGATCGTTTTACTTCAGCCGAAAAGCTCACTTCTGACTTCCGATCAAGAAGAGTAGCCAGTGAAATTGCAGCTTATGGCGAAGCCGGAGAACTTTCCTACCAGATCGCTGAAAAGGCTTTTTCAAATGAGGTTATCACTCCTGGAGTTACTACTTTGGAAGATGTAGCCTGGTGGATGCTGGACCAACTTCATGCAAATAATCTGGGATCTTCCTTTGGTATGCCCTCCGTCTATATAACCGGCCCCAATGGCATAGAAGCCACCTCCACAGATCGCATTATCCAAAGAGGGGATATTCTTATGCTGGATTGGGGAGTAGGATTGATGAATTTCTATACGGATATGAAGCGAGTTGCCTATGTATTGAAGGAAGGAGAGACCGAAGTACCTGAAAGCATCAAATATGCTTATGAACAAGGACTTAAGGCCCGTCAGCATATTACGAATAGTATTAAAGCAGGCATTACTGCAGCACAGGCTGAGAAAGATATTTATGAGGCTCTGGTAGCAGGAGGTTTTGCGCAAATGAAAGAGTTTAATAAACCGGGAACTTCAGACAAAACAGATATAATCATCGGTTGCCATTCCGTAGGAAACTGGGGACATGGGATCGGACCTTCTATTGCTTTCTTCAATCCTGTCAGATTAGGATATGAGTTGAAAGTCGGCAATCTATTATCCATAGAACTTTTCGCCTACACCAAAATCCCGGAATGGGGCGGGAAGAAATTGAGAATCCCTTTAGAAGATGATGCTGTCGTAACTACCCGAGGAATAGAATGGCTCTATCCGGTAAATAGAAAAGTGCTGGTAATAAAGTAA
- a CDS encoding Hsp20/alpha crystallin family protein — MFNHWKHGWQWPEDDEQMRERGRKARARAKRKFKHFMNEGGSWRRPKYNIPVNVIERETEYELMVHAVTYPKEHIKVSVVDDMLYISGTREPKEDRPNFVLQEYPIKSFERSFELSHKVDKDNISAKFVDGILVVTVPKTEAAQKPEVNIDIQ; from the coding sequence ATGTTTAATCACTGGAAACATGGATGGCAATGGCCCGAAGATGATGAGCAAATGCGTGAAAGAGGACGCAAAGCAAGAGCCAGAGCAAAAAGAAAATTCAAGCATTTTATGAATGAAGGAGGAAGCTGGAGAAGGCCCAAATACAATATCCCTGTGAATGTCATTGAGAGGGAAACCGAATATGAATTAATGGTTCATGCGGTAACTTATCCTAAAGAGCACATCAAGGTATCTGTGGTAGATGATATGCTGTATATCAGCGGGACGCGCGAGCCGAAAGAGGACAGGCCCAACTTTGTGCTACAGGAGTATCCCATCAAGTCTTTTGAGCGTTCTTTCGAACTGAGTCACAAAGTCGATAAGGACAATATTTCAGCGAAGTTTGTAGACGGTATCCTGGTCGTTACCGTACCCAAAACAGAGGCCGCTCAAAAGCCTGAAGTCAACATTGACATTCAATAG
- a CDS encoding erythromycin esterase family protein: MKALQFVLLLAFCTPVFGQNLSKEASLFIKKHTSVLSRDKNFQLTDWKNVLKDVRKSRLVLIGEANHGSREMFEVRNSLIRSLHKKLDFDVILFESGIGELILPNCQKATKTAAELTRGLFGIWQTSAFEELMAFVKEEEIEIAGFDVQRSGGSFQYLLQECAGQALIPSARYTNIENRFSSLSKSLSQRKPYEELKDETESLIRDYHKLAAELKRKSPYKKTKKYKLTQRVLQNRIGYLSYYLDFVKDKDWNKRWAARDSIMASNVAWLAEEIYPKKKIIIIGHNYHIAKYNEKELVMGELLKETYGDTMSSIGVFARSGRYAGNYREEKKIEAPEDSKLNLKHAMAEIDAFATYLKIPKKPGKGNEWLFHKIEVEDTFINLSGDKYMNLSLHFDGLIFLDEVSLPNFISQLE; encoded by the coding sequence ATGAAAGCCCTGCAATTCGTCCTTTTGCTAGCTTTCTGCACGCCGGTTTTTGGACAAAACCTCAGTAAAGAAGCTAGTCTCTTTATCAAAAAACACACTTCGGTTCTCTCTCGTGACAAGAACTTCCAATTAACAGACTGGAAGAACGTACTCAAGGATGTAAGAAAATCCCGATTGGTTTTGATCGGAGAAGCAAATCACGGCTCACGTGAAATGTTTGAAGTCAGAAACAGCCTGATCAGGAGTCTTCACAAAAAACTGGACTTTGATGTTATCTTATTTGAGTCGGGCATCGGTGAACTCATTTTACCCAATTGCCAGAAGGCAACCAAAACAGCTGCTGAATTGACGAGAGGTCTTTTTGGCATTTGGCAAACCTCGGCTTTCGAAGAATTGATGGCCTTTGTGAAAGAGGAGGAAATTGAGATTGCCGGTTTTGATGTGCAAAGGTCAGGGGGATCCTTTCAATATTTACTCCAGGAATGTGCTGGTCAGGCCCTGATTCCTTCCGCGAGATATACAAATATTGAAAATCGCTTTAGTTCCCTTTCAAAATCTCTTAGCCAGCGAAAACCTTATGAAGAATTGAAAGATGAGACGGAATCTCTAATCAGAGATTATCACAAACTGGCTGCTGAACTGAAGCGCAAGTCTCCCTATAAAAAGACCAAAAAATATAAACTCACCCAAAGGGTTCTTCAAAACCGTATCGGCTACCTCAGCTATTATCTGGACTTTGTCAAAGACAAGGATTGGAACAAAAGATGGGCAGCCCGAGACTCTATCATGGCCAGTAATGTAGCCTGGTTAGCAGAAGAAATTTACCCAAAGAAAAAGATCATCATCATCGGACATAATTATCACATCGCTAAATACAATGAGAAAGAACTGGTGATGGGCGAACTCTTAAAAGAGACCTATGGAGATACCATGTCTTCGATTGGAGTTTTTGCGAGAAGCGGGAGGTATGCAGGTAATTATCGCGAAGAAAAGAAAATAGAAGCGCCAGAGGACAGCAAACTCAACCTCAAACATGCCATGGCGGAGATAGATGCCTTTGCTACCTATTTAAAGATTCCCAAAAAGCCGGGTAAAGGAAATGAATGGCTCTTCCATAAAATCGAAGTGGAGGATACCTTTATCAATTTGAGTGGAGATAAGTATATGAACCTTTCTTTGCATTTCGATGGACTGATTTTTCTGGACGAGGTTTCTTTACCCAATTTTATTAGTCAGTTGGAGTAA